A window of Microcoleus sp. FACHB-831 contains these coding sequences:
- a CDS encoding ABC transporter permease: MELNWIDRVGDWNPQLLREIKGRLNFRNIAIAGGMSLLGQMLLLFIFWNQLPGESSSVTTYNRFCTGNGQQCLIDVAGNFEINWQLWSLDLFLSLGLVSIFALLVGGTYMLIGDLANEERRGTLNFLRLSPQSTVSILTGKLLGVPIVLYAVVLLAVPLNLWAGLTAQIPLGLILSFYVVQIASCAFFYSASLLFGLVSAVLSGFQAFLGSSLVLIYLGISCSKLMPYYSGVVTHTAVDWLTLFSPSFIRPYVVFPVSSTLEAAKNYFPYANLEMLRWFNLPVGASAIGAVSLLLVNYTVCTYWVWQALKRRFPNPTSTLLSKGQSYALVACFEVVFLGFAQPIVLSDGYTDGWFKNFIWLLAFNQGLFLTLMAALSPHRQALQDWARYRKVKNTKTKGIFGFLNLPSSWKDLIWGEKSPSVVAIGLNLAIASTMLLPWILIWPTQDNKMSAILAWLLSVNSLLIYASIAQLMLFMKTPKRAVWAIATVAGLMFLPPIICGMLSISTDTMPALWLLSALPWGAVEHAGATTIIMTVLGQWLGFALLNIQTTRQLRLAGESESKAILAGRRSLPAS; the protein is encoded by the coding sequence ATGGAACTAAATTGGATAGACCGAGTGGGCGACTGGAATCCGCAACTATTGCGAGAAATCAAAGGACGCCTCAATTTCCGTAACATAGCGATCGCAGGTGGTATGTCCCTTCTGGGTCAAATGTTACTGTTGTTTATTTTCTGGAACCAACTGCCCGGTGAGAGTAGTTCCGTGACAACCTACAATAGATTCTGTACGGGCAACGGCCAACAATGCCTCATAGATGTGGCTGGAAATTTTGAAATTAACTGGCAGCTCTGGTCGTTAGATCTATTCTTATCGCTCGGCCTTGTTAGCATCTTCGCCTTGTTAGTAGGTGGGACGTATATGCTAATCGGCGACCTAGCGAATGAAGAACGTCGCGGTACGCTCAACTTCCTTCGCCTCAGCCCCCAGTCCACAGTAAGCATCTTGACTGGGAAACTGCTGGGAGTGCCAATTGTGCTGTATGCAGTAGTGCTTTTGGCTGTTCCTCTAAACTTATGGGCTGGCCTGACTGCCCAAATTCCCCTTGGTCTGATTTTAAGCTTCTACGTCGTCCAAATTGCCAGTTGTGCGTTTTTCTACAGCGCCTCACTGCTGTTTGGTTTGGTTAGCGCCGTTTTAAGTGGGTTTCAAGCTTTCTTGGGGAGTAGCTTGGTATTAATTTACCTGGGCATCAGTTGCTCGAAACTGATGCCTTACTACTCCGGCGTAGTCACCCATACTGCTGTAGATTGGTTGACTCTGTTTAGTCCCTCTTTTATACGTCCCTATGTAGTTTTTCCAGTTTCGTCAACGTTAGAAGCGGCAAAGAATTATTTTCCTTATGCCAATTTAGAAATGTTGCGATGGTTTAACCTACCTGTAGGTGCCAGTGCTATAGGTGCTGTGAGTTTGCTGCTAGTGAATTATACAGTTTGCACCTACTGGGTTTGGCAGGCTCTAAAGCGACGCTTTCCCAATCCCACTTCTACACTGTTGAGCAAAGGGCAAAGTTATGCTCTAGTGGCTTGCTTTGAGGTGGTGTTTCTCGGATTCGCCCAGCCAATAGTGCTTAGTGATGGTTATACAGACGGGTGGTTCAAGAATTTTATCTGGCTGCTGGCCTTTAACCAAGGTTTGTTTTTAACATTAATGGCAGCTTTGTCGCCTCACCGCCAAGCTTTGCAAGATTGGGCACGGTACAGAAAAGTAAAAAATACCAAGACAAAAGGTATTTTTGGGTTTTTAAACTTGCCTTCCTCGTGGAAAGATTTGATTTGGGGTGAAAAAAGCCCTTCAGTTGTAGCAATTGGGTTGAATCTGGCGATCGCATCTACAATGTTGCTGCCTTGGATTCTGATTTGGCCTACCCAAGATAATAAGATGTCCGCCATTTTGGCGTGGCTCTTGAGCGTAAACTCACTCTTGATTTACGCCAGCATCGCCCAGCTAATGCTGTTTATGAAGACGCCAAAACGCGCTGTGTGGGCGATCGCTACGGTTGCTGGATTGATGTTCTTGCCACCGATAATCTGCGGTATGCTATCTATCTCAACTGACACGATGCCTGCTTTGTGGTTGTTATCTGCTCTCCCTTGGGGAGCTGTAGAACACGCAGGAGCGACAACCATTATTATGACGGTATTAGGTCAGTGGCTCGGTTTCGCGTTGTTGAATATTCAGACAACTCGACAGCTGCGACTCGCTGGCGAGTCTGAATCGAAAGCAATATTAGCTGGCCGTCGTTCTTTGCCTGCCAGCTAA
- a CDS encoding CoA-binding protein, whose translation MLLTPESKVIIQGITEPLGSLYAAQMKAYGTNIVAGISAGHSGQFVHGIPVFDLVEQALPAVGAVDSTIIFVQPYSALDAALEAIAAGIKQIILTTIGIPPLDMVCLLRKAEATKTIVLGPGSAGIIIPGKLLLGTHESEFYTPGHIGIISRSGKPLTGEVALALTKAGLGQSIGVSLGNDAIVGASFVQWLQFLAEDKHTKAIVWVGQTGGGGEEAAAEYIAKAVDKPVVVYIAGRHTPVDKVLGDAGAIIVSQLSGPVTYSGTASRKIAAFEQAKIPVAERPSQIPDLVKKALKK comes from the coding sequence TTGCTATTAACGCCAGAAAGTAAAGTAATCATACAGGGCATCACAGAACCGCTGGGTTCACTATACGCTGCCCAAATGAAAGCCTATGGTACAAATATCGTCGCTGGTATCAGTGCCGGACACAGCGGACAATTTGTGCATGGCATCCCCGTTTTCGATCTCGTAGAACAGGCACTGCCTGCTGTAGGAGCAGTTGACAGTACAATTATCTTCGTGCAGCCTTACTCAGCATTGGATGCAGCACTAGAAGCAATTGCCGCTGGCATTAAGCAGATTATCCTGACTACAATTGGTATTCCCCCCCTGGATATGGTTTGCCTGCTCAGGAAGGCAGAGGCCACTAAAACCATCGTCCTGGGGCCAGGTAGTGCTGGGATTATTATCCCTGGAAAACTTTTGCTTGGCACTCACGAAAGTGAATTTTACACCCCAGGCCACATCGGAATTATTAGCCGTAGTGGGAAACCCCTTACTGGGGAAGTAGCCCTAGCGTTAACTAAAGCTGGGTTGGGGCAGTCCATTGGAGTCAGCTTGGGCAATGACGCGATTGTAGGTGCTTCTTTTGTGCAATGGCTGCAATTTTTAGCTGAAGATAAACATACCAAGGCGATCGTTTGGGTTGGGCAGACAGGCGGGGGGGGCGAAGAAGCAGCAGCGGAATACATTGCCAAAGCTGTGGATAAACCTGTAGTTGTCTATATCGCCGGACGACATACACCAGTAGACAAAGTTTTGGGCGATGCTGGTGCGATAATTGTTTCGCAGTTATCAGGGCCAGTGACTTACTCAGGTACGGCAAGCCGCAAAATTGCCGCCTTCGAGCAAGCAAAAATCCCAGTAGCAGAGCGCCCTTCCCAAATTCCAGACCTGGTGAAAAAGGCGCTCAAAAAGTAA
- a CDS encoding SDR family oxidoreductase yields MTYAPPLSEQVILITGASTGIGAALAQRLAAQYFGIQLVLAARSQEKLEQVANICRKAGADVLVLPTDISQVEQVKALASAALKHFGRVDTLVNNAGYGQMGPVELIPPDAVQRQFQVNLIGPLTLTQALIPGMREQGGGRIINISSIGGRIPFPFGGLYSSSKFALEGISDTLRMELEPFNIKVSVIEPGPVSTNFFEVAADGVEKAVAAPHDTPYRAAFEKLKGLEKLTSSRAWTSERVADVIVRSLNARHPRPRYVAASNGKLLLFLMTKLLPTRLVDIFWQRFYGINLVAQEWKSSRK; encoded by the coding sequence ATGACCTACGCTCCACCTCTATCCGAACAAGTTATCCTGATTACGGGAGCCTCGACGGGAATTGGTGCTGCCCTAGCGCAACGTCTAGCCGCCCAGTATTTCGGAATTCAGTTAGTGTTGGCAGCTCGAAGTCAGGAAAAACTAGAACAGGTAGCTAACATCTGCCGCAAAGCAGGTGCAGATGTTTTGGTATTGCCTACTGATATTTCTCAAGTTGAACAGGTCAAAGCTTTGGCGAGTGCGGCTCTAAAGCATTTCGGTCGCGTCGATACCCTAGTCAACAATGCTGGGTACGGACAGATGGGGCCAGTAGAGTTAATTCCTCCTGACGCCGTACAGCGGCAGTTTCAGGTAAACTTAATCGGGCCGTTAACGTTGACTCAGGCTTTAATTCCAGGGATGCGGGAGCAGGGTGGCGGAAGAATTATTAATATTAGCTCTATAGGAGGAAGAATACCATTTCCCTTTGGGGGTCTGTATAGCTCTTCTAAATTTGCCTTAGAGGGAATCAGCGACACCTTAAGAATGGAACTGGAACCATTCAATATTAAAGTCAGCGTGATTGAACCGGGGCCAGTAAGCACAAACTTTTTCGAGGTTGCAGCTGATGGGGTTGAGAAAGCGGTAGCAGCTCCGCACGATACACCATATCGGGCAGCGTTTGAGAAGTTAAAAGGGCTGGAGAAACTAACGAGTAGTAGAGCGTGGACATCAGAAAGAGTGGCGGATGTGATAGTGCGATCGCTCAATGCCCGTCATCCCCGACCCCGCTACGTCGCCGCTAGCAATGGGAAATTGCTGCTGTTTTTAATGACTAAATTGTTGCCCACAAGATTGGTAGATATTTTCTGGCAGCGTTTCTACGGCATCAATCTAGTCGCACAAGAATGGAAAAGTAGCCGGAAATAG
- a CDS encoding ABC transporter permease, with amino-acid sequence MTIAPLDKLGDWNPQLLRELKGRLRPRNLLIALPISLLGQLLLLMSFASQLPSDDATASSVYSKYCLTRSSQYGECVRDALGHFPVNWQQWWLDVFVWLSIFGFIALLVVGTHLLISDLSREEQRGTLNFIRLSPQSTTSVLSGKLLGVPILLYLVAALALPLHLWAAFQAEIPANMILGFYGVVAASCACFYSIALIYGLVSAGIGGFQAWLGSGAMLLLLYILTALTMGGGSALSNTSGDWLHLFSPLALLPYLMNASIPVTETYSAFSQLSKLTWFNLPIGASFWSMASFSALNCGLWAYLAWQALKRCFHNPSATLLSKRQSYSLTACFEVLILGFALQTRTGHDRVNELFNNFTYILVLNLFLFAFLMAALSPHRQALQDWARYRRERKSSRLVSRLQNLVWGEKSPALVAVGLNLAIAVSMLVPWISTWPGQRGIQALVALLLSVNLFLIYASIAQLMLFMQTQKRALWAATTVTALIVLPPIIFGLLSLSPEKVAAVWLFSAFPWAAVKEATSTTVIMTVMSQWLMLALLNIQTTRQLRLAGESATKALMEHSARSGQRSV; translated from the coding sequence ATGACTATAGCCCCGCTAGACAAGTTGGGAGACTGGAATCCCCAACTGTTGAGAGAACTGAAAGGGCGACTTAGGCCGCGCAACTTACTAATTGCGTTGCCTATCTCCTTGCTAGGGCAGTTGCTACTGCTGATGAGCTTCGCATCTCAGTTGCCTTCTGATGATGCTACTGCGTCTAGCGTCTACAGCAAATATTGTCTAACCCGCTCTAGCCAGTACGGCGAGTGCGTCCGAGATGCTTTGGGCCATTTTCCCGTTAACTGGCAGCAGTGGTGGTTAGATGTATTTGTCTGGCTGAGTATCTTTGGCTTTATAGCGTTGTTGGTAGTCGGCACGCATCTGCTGATTAGCGACTTGTCGCGGGAAGAACAACGCGGCACGCTCAACTTTATTCGTCTCAGCCCCCAGTCTACAACCAGCGTTTTGAGCGGCAAACTACTAGGCGTGCCGATTCTACTTTATCTGGTTGCTGCCCTAGCTCTGCCTTTGCATTTATGGGCTGCCTTTCAGGCTGAAATTCCTGCGAATATGATTTTGGGCTTCTACGGTGTTGTAGCGGCCAGTTGCGCCTGCTTCTACAGCATCGCCCTGATCTACGGCTTGGTCAGTGCTGGAATAGGCGGATTTCAAGCTTGGTTGGGCAGCGGTGCGATGCTGTTATTGCTGTACATCTTGACAGCCTTGACGATGGGCGGAGGATCGGCACTCAGCAATACTTCAGGAGACTGGCTGCATCTGTTCTCTCCCTTGGCTTTGCTGCCATACCTGATGAATGCCAGCATTCCAGTAACAGAAACTTACTCGGCATTTTCTCAGCTATCAAAGTTGACATGGTTTAACCTGCCAATAGGTGCTAGTTTTTGGAGCATGGCTAGCTTTAGTGCGCTCAACTGCGGCTTGTGGGCATACTTAGCGTGGCAAGCGCTGAAGCGTTGTTTCCACAACCCCAGCGCTACCTTACTCAGCAAGCGGCAAAGTTATTCCCTAACGGCTTGTTTTGAAGTGTTGATTCTTGGATTTGCCCTACAAACCAGAACAGGGCACGATCGGGTAAACGAGTTATTCAATAACTTCACTTACATACTGGTTTTAAACCTGTTTTTGTTTGCCTTTTTAATGGCGGCTTTGTCGCCTCACCGCCAAGCGCTACAAGATTGGGCACGCTATCGGCGCGAGAGGAAGTCTTCCCGGCTGGTTAGTAGGTTGCAAAATTTAGTATGGGGTGAAAAAAGTCCGGCTCTCGTGGCAGTGGGATTGAATCTAGCGATCGCTGTCTCAATGTTAGTGCCCTGGATATCGACTTGGCCTGGTCAACGCGGCATCCAAGCGCTTGTAGCGTTGTTGCTGAGTGTAAATTTATTCTTAATTTACGCCAGCATCGCCCAGCTCATGCTATTTATGCAGACGCAAAAACGGGCGCTATGGGCTGCTACTACAGTAACCGCATTGATTGTCTTGCCACCAATAATCTTTGGCTTGCTGTCGCTGTCGCCTGAGAAAGTGGCTGCTGTATGGCTTTTTTCTGCCTTCCCTTGGGCTGCTGTAAAAGAAGCCACCTCGACAACAGTTATTATGACCGTCATGAGTCAGTGGCTGATGCTCGCCTTGTTGAACATCCAGACAACGCGACAACTGCGGCTTGCTGGTGAGTCTGCTACCAAAGCCTTAATGGAACACTCAGCACGTTCCGGTCAGCGCTCAGTATAG
- a CDS encoding ATP-grasp domain-containing protein translates to MDLLEYQAKELFREVGIPVLPSQRIDNARDLKGLQIPYPVVIKSQVRAGGRGRAGGVRFAENTIDAIAAARTIFNLAILGEYPQVLLAEAKYNADREFYLAVVLDYAQRRPVLLGSPQGGINVEAVMEHLQQVVVDQEFSPFYARRLALKMGVKGELIASVSEIIEKMYHLFVQKDLELVEINPLGISPTGEVMALDGKITANDAALGRHPDLALVGAKKDTQQDQKSLSWSQAASASNDCKLNWLNREGNIGILCNGTGLMMATLDLLYEAGAKPANCLILGTNAEWDATPHPGIEQLELSLEQVSEAKGVKVVLVNILGGATFCEKVTGVIAAYLQRKAGRTLNGDDGRHIEDQKKRPPRRDRRLAFPSNIPQFVVRIVGGNSQAESVKDSYGEASEREQLAAMPVHWEDNLDLAIAQTVSLARSTKNL, encoded by the coding sequence ATGGATTTACTTGAATATCAAGCAAAAGAATTATTTCGAGAAGTTGGCATACCTGTCTTGCCATCACAACGAATTGACAATGCCAGAGACTTGAAGGGCTTGCAAATTCCCTATCCTGTCGTGATTAAATCCCAGGTGCGTGCAGGTGGAAGGGGAAGAGCGGGTGGTGTGAGGTTTGCCGAGAATACGATAGATGCGATCGCCGCAGCAAGGACAATCTTTAACTTAGCCATATTGGGCGAATATCCCCAAGTGCTGCTGGCTGAAGCAAAATACAATGCAGATCGCGAATTTTATCTAGCCGTAGTGCTAGATTACGCACAACGTCGCCCAGTCCTGCTAGGTTCGCCACAAGGAGGCATCAACGTAGAAGCGGTGATGGAACACCTCCAACAAGTCGTGGTCGATCAAGAATTTTCCCCCTTCTATGCGCGTCGTCTAGCACTCAAAATGGGGGTCAAGGGAGAGCTGATCGCATCAGTCAGTGAAATTATAGAAAAAATGTACCACCTGTTTGTCCAGAAAGATTTGGAGCTGGTGGAAATCAACCCTCTGGGTATCAGCCCCACAGGCGAAGTAATGGCCCTGGATGGTAAAATTACCGCCAACGACGCCGCCTTGGGACGCCATCCAGACTTAGCTTTAGTGGGCGCAAAAAAAGATACTCAGCAGGATCAAAAATCTTTAAGTTGGAGCCAAGCGGCGAGTGCGTCCAACGACTGCAAGCTAAATTGGCTGAATAGAGAAGGCAATATTGGGATTCTCTGCAACGGAACTGGTTTGATGATGGCGACTCTGGATTTGCTTTATGAGGCTGGAGCAAAGCCAGCAAATTGTCTGATTTTGGGTACGAATGCGGAGTGGGATGCGACACCCCACCCAGGAATAGAACAGCTGGAACTATCGCTAGAGCAGGTAAGTGAAGCTAAAGGCGTCAAAGTTGTGTTGGTGAATATTCTGGGGGGCGCTACATTCTGTGAGAAAGTGACAGGAGTAATTGCAGCTTATCTACAACGAAAAGCGGGTAGAACGCTCAACGGCGACGATGGGCGCCACATAGAAGACCAGAAAAAACGGCCACCCAGACGCGATCGCCGGCTAGCGTTTCCCAGTAATATACCGCAATTTGTTGTGCGGATAGTTGGGGGAAATTCCCAAGCAGAGTCAGTAAAAGACTCTTACGGCGAAGCTAGCGAAAGAGAACAACTTGCTGCAATGCCCGTACACTGGGAGGATAATCTAGATTTGGCGATCGCTCAAACCGTTTCTCTGGCTAGATCGACAAAAAACTTATGA
- a CDS encoding DUF561 domain-containing protein, protein MTMPNILQKALDQGRALKIISGLNNFDPQSVAATVKAAQLGGATFVDIAADPALVRLVRNLTTLPICVSAVEPQRFVAAVEAGADLIEIGNFDSFYAQGRRFEAAEVLALTLETRSLLPNITLSVTVPHILELDQQVQLAEELVKAGADIIQTEGGTSSNPTHAGTLGLIEKAAPTLAAAYEISHAVSVPVLCASGISSVTAPLALAAGAAGVGVGSAINQLNSEIAMVAAVRSLVEALATVSRDRIHA, encoded by the coding sequence ATGACCATGCCTAACATACTACAAAAAGCCCTTGACCAGGGACGTGCCCTGAAAATTATCAGCGGCTTAAATAACTTCGACCCCCAGAGCGTCGCCGCTACAGTAAAGGCAGCCCAGCTAGGTGGTGCGACCTTTGTTGATATAGCTGCTGACCCTGCCTTAGTGCGTCTAGTTCGTAACTTGACAACTTTGCCTATATGCGTTTCAGCCGTAGAGCCGCAGCGCTTTGTTGCTGCTGTCGAAGCAGGTGCAGATTTGATTGAAATTGGCAACTTTGATAGTTTTTATGCCCAAGGGCGGCGGTTTGAGGCTGCTGAAGTATTGGCGCTAACACTAGAGACGCGATCGCTCCTCCCCAACATCACCCTATCTGTCACAGTACCCCACATTCTAGAGCTAGACCAACAGGTGCAGCTAGCTGAGGAACTTGTTAAAGCTGGAGCAGACATCATCCAAACTGAAGGTGGAACCAGCAGCAACCCAACTCATGCGGGGACGCTAGGACTAATTGAAAAAGCCGCGCCTACTTTAGCCGCCGCTTATGAAATTTCTCATGCCGTATCGGTGCCCGTCTTGTGTGCTTCTGGCATATCCAGCGTAACAGCACCGCTGGCTCTAGCTGCTGGTGCTGCTGGCGTTGGCGTCGGTTCAGCCATCAATCAGCTCAATAGCGAAATTGCAATGGTTGCAGCTGTCCGCAGCTTAGTAGAAGCTTTGGCGACTGTAAGCCGCGATCGCATCCACGCCTAA
- a CDS encoding ABC transporter ATP-binding protein — protein sequence MANELAIRTCGLTKQFDRHIAVNDVDLEIKAGEVYGLIGPNGAGKTSLIRMLAAAEEPTIGEIYINGDRLLRDESNPTLKRRLGYLPDDFPLYDDLNVWDYLEYFARLYRLREPRRSSRLREVLELVQLTNKRNSIISTLSRGMKQRLSLARTIIHEPIVLLLDEPVSGLDPIARMQFREIIKTLQEAGMTILISSHVLSDLAELCTSVGIMELGYLVESASLDELYRRLSRQQIFVSTLGRLDALTAELKNNPLVETWEVLPGQERVRINFAGGPEDCAILLRSLVSAGIPLTEFHTSQEDLETIFLKLGHQQAS from the coding sequence ATGGCAAATGAACTGGCAATCCGTACATGCGGACTCACTAAGCAATTCGATCGCCACATTGCTGTCAACGATGTCGATTTAGAAATTAAAGCCGGAGAAGTCTACGGGCTGATTGGACCGAATGGAGCCGGAAAAACATCGCTGATCAGGATGTTAGCTGCGGCTGAGGAGCCAACTATCGGCGAAATTTATATAAATGGCGATCGCCTCCTGCGCGATGAAAGCAACCCCACCCTGAAGCGACGGCTTGGCTATCTCCCCGACGACTTCCCACTTTATGACGATTTAAATGTTTGGGACTACCTAGAATATTTTGCCCGTCTCTATCGCTTGCGCGAACCCCGTCGCAGTTCTCGCCTTAGAGAAGTGTTGGAACTCGTCCAACTTACCAATAAACGCAATAGCATTATTTCTACCCTATCGCGGGGGATGAAGCAGCGGTTGAGTCTTGCACGTACTATTATTCACGAACCGATTGTTTTGCTATTGGACGAGCCTGTTTCTGGCTTAGATCCAATTGCCAGAATGCAATTCCGCGAAATTATCAAGACGTTGCAAGAAGCTGGGATGACAATCTTGATATCGTCCCACGTACTCAGCGACTTAGCAGAATTGTGTACTTCAGTGGGAATTATGGAACTGGGTTATCTAGTAGAAAGTGCGTCGCTAGATGAACTTTACCGCCGCCTCAGCCGCCAGCAAATTTTTGTGTCAACTCTCGGTAGGTTAGATGCACTGACGGCGGAACTAAAAAATAACCCGTTAGTAGAAACTTGGGAAGTATTGCCCGGACAAGAGCGCGTGCGGATTAATTTTGCAGGAGGGCCAGAAGATTGTGCAATCCTGTTGCGATCGCTCGTTTCCGCTGGTATTCCCCTAACAGAATTCCACACAAGTCAAGAAGACCTGGAAACCATTTTCCTCAAACTTGGACACCAGCAAGCATCATAA
- the fetB gene encoding ABC transporter permease, with amino-acid sequence MDFLIKLDFTDLACALGMMAIAIGLSSWQKLGLEGQLAIAAVRTVVQLLGVGCILAVVFASNNPWIVLGILILLLTADAIVARNRISKKIPQLFPIVWGSIFISAALTLSYTIFLVIQPTTTWYDPQYLIPLAGSVLGNAMNAAALCGERLASTIAASQLEIETHLSLGATPKSAIAQYRKEAIRAALIPTLNTMMVVGIVTLPEIITGQLLSGTDPLQAAAYQIVIMIMVAFTSLSATLLVTQGLQRQFFNQNLQLKKF; translated from the coding sequence ATGGATTTTTTAATCAAACTCGACTTTACAGACCTAGCCTGTGCCTTGGGAATGATGGCGATCGCCATTGGTTTATCTAGCTGGCAAAAGCTGGGATTAGAGGGACAACTAGCGATCGCAGCAGTGCGAACAGTTGTTCAGTTGTTAGGCGTGGGTTGCATCTTAGCCGTTGTCTTCGCCTCAAATAATCCTTGGATAGTTTTGGGAATATTGATACTGCTTTTGACAGCCGATGCTATTGTTGCTCGCAATCGCATTAGCAAGAAGATTCCCCAATTGTTTCCCATAGTCTGGGGTTCAATTTTCATTAGTGCCGCTCTCACGCTGAGCTATACCATTTTCTTAGTGATTCAGCCTACAACAACTTGGTACGATCCGCAGTACCTCATTCCATTGGCGGGGAGCGTACTGGGGAATGCTATGAACGCCGCCGCACTTTGCGGAGAGAGACTCGCCAGCACGATTGCAGCTAGCCAGTTGGAAATAGAAACACATTTGAGCTTGGGTGCTACTCCGAAAAGTGCGATCGCGCAATACCGAAAGGAAGCCATCCGCGCAGCACTTATTCCCACTCTCAACACCATGATGGTGGTGGGTATTGTCACCTTACCTGAGATTATCACCGGACAACTCTTGAGCGGTACCGATCCACTTCAAGCAGCGGCTTACCAGATAGTAATTATGATTATGGTTGCCTTTACCAGCCTGAGCGCCACTCTGTTAGTTACCCAAGGACTCCAGAGGCAGTTTTTCAATCAAAACTTGCAACTAAAGAAGTTTTGA
- a CDS encoding DegT/DnrJ/EryC1/StrS aminotransferase family protein, whose translation MNNVPPLDLARQYKLIGEDVSAAVLGVLASGRYIGGSHVETFEQQFGAYVGVSNCVGCNSGTDALYLALRALEIGSGDEVITTPFTFIATAEVITAVGATPVFVDIDAQTFNLDINKLEAAITNKTKAILPVHLFGQPVDMSAVMGIAQSHGLAVIEDCAQATGAQWGSSRVGSIGHIGCFSFFPTKNLGACGDGGAITTNDPAIAAKVRMLREHGMKARYYHEETGINSRLDAVQAAILQIKLRHLDTWNAQRSSVAKRYQELLGLVPGIVTPQETVGGRSVWNQYTIRIPTNYVPTQEPGKEGDGKQSTSLPVTYRDQVRSKLQQLGVSSMVYYPLPLHLQPVYKHLGYQPGSLPVSEQACYEVLALPMFPEISVVEQEQVVYGLKDCL comes from the coding sequence GTGAATAACGTTCCTCCTCTTGACTTGGCGCGGCAGTACAAACTTATAGGTGAAGACGTAAGTGCGGCTGTACTCGGCGTGTTAGCCTCTGGTCGTTACATCGGTGGTTCCCACGTTGAAACCTTTGAGCAACAGTTTGGTGCTTACGTTGGCGTTTCAAACTGTGTGGGGTGTAACTCTGGCACTGATGCCCTTTACCTCGCCCTGAGAGCCTTAGAAATTGGGTCTGGGGATGAAGTAATTACAACGCCTTTTACTTTTATTGCCACTGCTGAGGTAATTACTGCCGTTGGTGCGACGCCAGTGTTTGTGGATATAGACGCCCAAACGTTTAACTTGGACATCAACAAGCTAGAAGCGGCTATTACCAACAAAACTAAAGCTATTTTGCCCGTTCACCTGTTTGGGCAGCCTGTGGATATGAGCGCAGTTATGGGTATAGCGCAGTCGCATGGTCTAGCAGTAATAGAAGACTGCGCCCAAGCTACAGGCGCTCAATGGGGGAGCAGCCGCGTAGGTAGCATTGGGCATATCGGCTGCTTTAGTTTCTTTCCCACTAAGAATTTGGGTGCTTGTGGGGATGGAGGAGCTATAACCACTAACGATCCGGCGATCGCGGCTAAGGTGCGGATGCTCCGAGAGCATGGTATGAAGGCTCGCTACTATCACGAAGAAACGGGCATCAACAGCCGCCTAGATGCCGTGCAAGCCGCTATTCTGCAAATCAAGCTGCGACATCTCGATACCTGGAATGCCCAGCGTAGCAGTGTTGCAAAGCGCTATCAAGAATTACTCGGACTGGTGCCAGGAATTGTGACACCTCAAGAAACCGTTGGCGGTCGTTCTGTATGGAATCAGTACACAATTCGCATACCGACTAATTACGTTCCTACCCAAGAGCCAGGTAAGGAGGGGGATGGGAAACAATCTACCTCATTGCCCGTAACCTATCGCGACCAAGTGCGTAGCAAGTTGCAGCAGTTGGGGGTGAGTTCAATGGTTTACTATCCCCTCCCGTTACACCTTCAACCTGTCTACAAGCATTTGGGATACCAACCAGGTAGTCTACCAGTGTCTGAGCAAGCCTGCTACGAGGTTTTAGCCCTACCGATGTTCCCGGAAATTTCAGTTGTAGAGCAGGAGCAGGTGGTATACGGTTTGAAGGATTGTTTGTAA